One part of the Paenibacillus silvisoli genome encodes these proteins:
- a CDS encoding Spo0E family sporulation regulatory protein-aspartic acid phosphatase encodes MESYLQEKIESLRFEMNDRACKLGSLTHENVVLVSQQLDRYIFIYQKLQRKRYKRKQSS; translated from the coding sequence ATGGAATCTTATTTGCAAGAGAAAATTGAATCATTACGTTTCGAAATGAATGATCGGGCATGTAAACTTGGAAGTCTTACGCATGAAAATGTCGTTCTCGTCAGCCAGCAGTTGGACAGGTACATTTTTATTTATCAGAAGCTGCAGCGAAAGAGATATAAACGGAAGCAATCGTCGTAA
- a CDS encoding coiled-coil domain-containing protein — translation MGEDLNEKLAEAKERVHRLHKAQRRREELTKRQYAQERAIVEYELQLEAEQADVDKLTGLTLTNLFHTLLRSKAEQLEMERQQALSAALRLQEEKQKLDDTKADLVRVGDILGSLAGAEHVYNQLMATKEAALRSGAASQELAAMEEQIAEQNLIAKEIREALRAGQTVMASFEDASNSLEKAENWGKWDMWTDSSLINHFNKHGHIDDAKGFIHQANHQLQDFRDELKDLNRSIHVEIDISGTLRMADFWFDGLITDWIVQGRIQSSQEQTLEAIHNVRTVVNKLSSELKAAESALQALRNKRQNWIEETKPE, via the coding sequence ATGGGAGAAGATTTGAACGAGAAGCTAGCGGAAGCAAAGGAACGGGTTCACCGTTTGCATAAGGCGCAGCGCAGAAGAGAAGAACTGACCAAGCGGCAATACGCGCAGGAACGGGCAATCGTCGAGTATGAGTTGCAGCTGGAAGCCGAGCAGGCCGACGTCGACAAGTTGACCGGCCTTACGCTGACCAATCTCTTTCATACGCTGCTGCGCAGCAAGGCCGAGCAGCTCGAAATGGAACGCCAGCAAGCCTTGTCCGCGGCGCTCCGGCTGCAGGAAGAGAAACAGAAGCTGGACGATACGAAAGCGGATTTGGTCCGTGTTGGCGATATTCTTGGCAGCTTGGCAGGTGCGGAGCACGTGTATAATCAGCTGATGGCGACGAAGGAAGCGGCGCTGAGAAGCGGTGCGGCCTCCCAGGAGCTGGCGGCTATGGAAGAGCAGATCGCGGAGCAGAATCTGATAGCCAAAGAGATCCGGGAAGCGCTTCGCGCCGGGCAGACGGTCATGGCTTCGTTTGAGGATGCGTCTAACAGCTTGGAGAAAGCGGAAAATTGGGGCAAGTGGGATATGTGGACGGACAGCAGCCTGATTAATCATTTTAATAAACACGGGCATATCGATGACGCTAAAGGCTTTATTCATCAGGCGAACCATCAGCTGCAGGATTTCCGCGACGAGCTGAAGGATTTGAACCGCAGCATTCATGTCGAAATCGATATTAGCGGTACGCTCCGGATGGCCGATTTTTGGTTTGACGGGCTCATCACGGACTGGATTGTCCAGGGTCGTATCCAAAGCTCGCAGGAGCAAACGCTGGAAGCGATCCATAATGTTCGCACGGTCGTGAATAAGCTTAGCTCTGAGCTGAAGGCGGCGGAATCGGCGCTTCAGGCGCTGCGGAATAAGCGCCAGAACTGGATCGAAGAGACGAAGCCGGAATGA
- a CDS encoding oxygen-binding di-iron domain-containing protein: protein MAQIDEIAPEVYRISIYVPQIDMQFNHFLIRDDEPLLYHAGLRAMFPEMKEAVSRLLDPSLLRWIGFSHFESDECGALNEWLTAAPNATAVTGLVGALVNVNDFALRPAKALQEGDILTTGSKRFRHIRTPHVPHGWDAGLLFEETGKTLFTSDLFHQNGDVEALTEASLADRCRDLLRGMNQGPLADYIPYSTGTERILNNLAALGPATLATMHGSSFRGDGRKAIQELGEIWKEELSQDS from the coding sequence GTGGCTCAAATCGACGAAATTGCACCGGAGGTTTACCGAATTTCGATTTATGTCCCGCAAATTGACATGCAGTTCAATCATTTTTTGATTCGCGATGACGAGCCGCTGCTGTACCATGCAGGCTTGCGGGCGATGTTTCCCGAGATGAAGGAGGCCGTGTCGAGGCTGCTTGATCCCTCGCTGCTGCGCTGGATCGGCTTCAGTCATTTCGAGTCGGATGAATGCGGCGCGTTGAATGAATGGCTGACTGCTGCGCCGAACGCGACTGCGGTCACCGGCTTGGTGGGCGCTCTCGTCAATGTGAACGATTTTGCGCTTCGACCGGCAAAGGCGCTGCAGGAAGGCGATATCCTCACTACCGGCAGCAAGAGATTCCGTCATATTCGGACGCCGCATGTTCCGCACGGTTGGGATGCCGGTCTTCTGTTCGAGGAAACGGGGAAGACGCTGTTTACATCGGATCTATTTCATCAGAATGGCGATGTTGAAGCGCTGACCGAAGCAAGCTTGGCGGATCGATGCCGTGATTTGCTGCGAGGCATGAATCAAGGACCGCTCGCGGATTACATACCTTATAGTACGGGAACCGAGCGTATACTTAACAACTTAGCCGCGCTTGGGCCAGCGACGCTTGCTACGATGCACGGTTCTTCGTTCCGAGGGGATGGCCGAAAGGCGATTCAAGAGCTCGGGGAGATTTGGAAGGAAGAGTTGAGCCAGGATTCATAG